Proteins encoded within one genomic window of Christensenellaceae bacterium:
- the lexA gene encoding transcriptional repressor LexA: MLKIEETLNKLLRILKIHLSEHGYPPTVRELMQEMNVKSTSTIFYYLTKLEERGKIRKGTNKNRAIEIIPDYSQSLNEQFCTIHKITIKKPLSLDYYNQSFKVSANLFNGDLFAISVDSDSMTGIGIIKGDLAIIKKQTYADNGDIILCVINNEPIFRRFFRQDGNIMLKAYNNKYAPQYFFDVKILGRVVGIIRFL; encoded by the coding sequence ATGCTAAAAATAGAAGAAACCCTAAATAAACTCCTTCGTATTCTTAAAATTCATCTTAGCGAGCATGGATATCCTCCTACCGTGCGCGAGCTTATGCAAGAAATGAATGTTAAATCAACTTCCACTATATTCTATTACCTGACAAAACTTGAAGAAAGAGGTAAAATCAGAAAAGGCACCAATAAAAACCGTGCCATAGAAATTATACCGGACTATTCACAAAGCCTGAACGAACAATTTTGCACTATCCATAAAATAACCATTAAAAAGCCTCTGTCTCTTGATTATTATAATCAAAGCTTTAAGGTATCGGCCAATCTTTTTAACGGAGATTTGTTTGCAATCAGCGTTGACAGCGACAGCATGACAGGTATCGGAATTATTAAGGGGGACTTGGCTATAATAAAAAAACAAACTTACGCCGACAACGGCGATATTATTTTATGTGTAATAAACAATGAACCGATTTTTAGACGGTTTTTCAGGCAGGACGGAAATATAATGTTAAAAGCCTACAACAACAAATATGCTCCGCAATATTTTTTTGATGTCAAAATTTTGGGACGGGTTGTGGGTATTATACGATTTTTGTAA
- a CDS encoding tyrosine-type recombinase/integrase → MSNYFVERNEKNTQALDNIMGELPEFCEDFFIGIESRTTPLTRINYARDLGIFFDFLVKKLPKFDNFRITELELKHLNAVTSSNIEKFLSYLSFYEHNGKKIQNNDKAKARKLAAVRSLFKYFFNKDKLDANVATKIEMPKIHTKEIIRLEVDEVVKLLDQTEAPIKFSHMQLEFNKHTRTRDLAILTLFLGTGIRISELVGLNLDDIDFNANSFRIMRKGGNQAILYFSDEVADALREYFEKRKLNKKTDDNALFLSLRNERIGVRAVEKLVKKYSSVSTPLKKITPHKLRSTYGTNLYRETGDIYMVADVLGHKDVNTTRKHYAAISEDIRKSAANKVKLRDN, encoded by the coding sequence GTGAGTAATTATTTTGTCGAACGCAACGAAAAAAATACGCAAGCTCTAGACAACATCATGGGTGAGCTTCCCGAATTTTGCGAAGACTTTTTCATAGGTATTGAAAGCCGGACCACCCCTCTTACTCGAATAAACTATGCGAGGGATCTGGGCATTTTTTTTGACTTTTTAGTAAAAAAACTTCCCAAATTCGACAACTTTCGGATTACCGAGCTCGAACTTAAGCACCTAAATGCAGTCACCTCTTCAAATATTGAAAAGTTTTTATCATATCTGAGTTTTTATGAGCATAACGGCAAAAAAATTCAGAATAACGACAAGGCAAAGGCACGCAAGTTGGCAGCAGTGCGCAGTCTTTTTAAATATTTTTTTAACAAAGATAAGCTGGACGCCAATGTTGCAACAAAAATAGAAATGCCAAAAATTCACACTAAAGAAATTATCCGCCTTGAGGTTGACGAGGTGGTAAAGCTTTTGGACCAAACCGAAGCCCCTATCAAATTCAGCCATATGCAACTTGAATTTAATAAGCATACCAGAACACGAGATTTAGCAATTTTAACGCTTTTTTTAGGAACAGGTATTCGTATAAGCGAGCTTGTGGGTTTAAATTTGGATGATATCGACTTTAATGCAAATAGTTTCAGAATTATGCGAAAAGGCGGAAATCAGGCAATATTATACTTTTCGGATGAAGTGGCTGATGCCTTAAGAGAATATTTTGAAAAACGCAAGCTTAACAAAAAAACCGACGACAATGCACTATTTCTATCGCTTCGAAACGAAAGAATCGGCGTTAGAGCTGTTGAAAAATTAGTAAAAAAATATAGTTCGGTATCCACTCCTCTCAAAAAAATTACACCCCACAAGCTAAGAAGTACATACGGCACAAATTTATATCGTGAAACAGGCGATATTTATATGGTGGCCGATGTTTTGGGGCATAAAGACGTAAACACCACACGAAAACATTACGCCGCCATAAGTGAGGATATCCGAAAATCCGCTGCAAATAAGGTGAAACTGCGGGATAATTAG
- the serS gene encoding serine--tRNA ligase: protein MIDIELIRNNPEMVKKNIKKKFQDKKLPLVDEVKTLDIRSRSLKQEIDSLRSSRNKLSQEIGEFMKQKKSSQAETLKKQVVDINTKVAELETEYNEVGTKINQIMMTIPNIIADDVPVGRSDAENVEREVFGKPKKPDFEIPYHADIMENLCGLDKDSAGKTSGNGFYFLMGDVARLHSAILSYARDFMIDKGFNYCIPPFLIHADVVRGVMSFAEMDAMMYKIEGEDLYMIGTSEHSMIGKYKDAVLKEEDLPICLTSYSPCFRKEVGAHGIEERGIYRVHQFEKQEMIVICKKEEARMWYDKMSHFAVDFFKSLELPVRILESCSGDLADLKVKGCDIEGFSLRQQKYLELGSCSDMGDAQARRLGMRYKTASGTVFANTLNNTVVATPRVLTVFFENHLQKDGSVNIPKALQPYMGGKTKLEPKKK from the coding sequence ATGATAGACATAGAGCTTATAAGAAACAATCCTGAAATGGTCAAAAAAAATATAAAAAAGAAGTTTCAGGACAAAAAACTGCCGCTTGTTGATGAGGTGAAAACTCTCGACATAAGAAGCCGCAGTCTTAAGCAGGAAATTGACAGTCTCAGAAGCAGCCGCAACAAGTTGAGCCAAGAAATTGGCGAGTTTATGAAGCAAAAGAAAAGCAGTCAGGCTGAAACGCTGAAAAAACAGGTTGTGGATATAAACACTAAGGTTGCTGAGCTTGAGACGGAATATAATGAGGTAGGCACAAAAATCAACCAAATTATGATGACAATTCCAAATATCATAGCTGATGATGTGCCGGTTGGCCGCAGCGACGCCGAAAATGTTGAGCGTGAAGTGTTTGGCAAGCCAAAGAAGCCGGATTTTGAAATTCCATATCATGCCGATATTATGGAGAATTTGTGTGGGCTTGACAAAGATAGTGCCGGAAAAACCTCAGGTAATGGATTTTATTTTTTGATGGGTGATGTGGCAAGGCTTCATTCAGCCATTTTGTCGTATGCCCGTGATTTTATGATAGACAAGGGTTTTAATTATTGTATTCCTCCGTTTTTGATACACGCAGACGTGGTCAGAGGCGTTATGAGCTTTGCTGAAATGGACGCTATGATGTATAAAATTGAAGGCGAGGACCTTTATATGATAGGCACCAGCGAGCACTCAATGATAGGAAAATATAAAGATGCCGTTTTAAAGGAAGAAGATCTTCCGATTTGTCTTACGTCATATTCGCCGTGCTTCCGTAAAGAAGTTGGTGCACACGGCATTGAGGAACGCGGCATATACAGAGTTCATCAGTTTGAAAAGCAGGAAATGATAGTAATTTGCAAAAAAGAAGAAGCTAGAATGTGGTATGATAAAATGTCGCATTTTGCGGTTGATTTTTTTAAAAGTCTTGAACTGCCGGTGCGTATTTTAGAATCATGTAGCGGGGATTTGGCCGATTTAAAGGTTAAGGGTTGCGATATTGAGGGATTTAGTCTGAGGCAGCAAAAGTATTTGGAGCTTGGAAGCTGTTCGGATATGGGAGACGCTCAGGCACGAAGGCTGGGTATGCGATATAAGACGGCAAGTGGTACAGTTTTTGCGAACACTTTAAACAACACCGTTGTGGCTACACCCAGGGTGTTGACTGTGTTTTTTGAAAATCATCTGCAAAAAGATGGTTCGGTAAATATACCAAAAGCTCTTCAGCCTTATATGGGAGGCAAAACTAAGCTGGAACCAAAAAAGAAATGA
- a CDS encoding M48 family metallopeptidase — translation MQNLIDIADILRERRRSVKITIDTHGKLVVFAPIKMNTQRLGEIINQKAKWIEKKMQQIAQVNIDHQTIINFKQISVCGTLYDITAGDTKTITIEKNQVIVPNKYYIEGSYIKHLLKWQRALGAEILTKRLETLGKTHGIGYKSLKIGDFKAKWGSCDTNKNIKLNWRLVMLPHNVIDYVILHELSHTYEMNHSQKFYAVLERLMPGWKQARLTLKRNNFLLGIYR, via the coding sequence ATGCAAAACTTAATAGATATCGCCGACATTCTGCGTGAGCGTCGCAGAAGCGTTAAGATAACCATAGACACCCACGGAAAGCTGGTGGTTTTTGCACCCATAAAAATGAATACTCAACGGCTTGGTGAAATCATAAATCAAAAAGCCAAATGGATTGAAAAAAAGATGCAGCAGATAGCACAGGTGAATATTGACCATCAAACCATAATCAACTTTAAACAAATTTCAGTGTGCGGAACGCTTTATGACATCACCGCCGGCGACACAAAGACAATAACAATTGAAAAAAATCAGGTAATCGTGCCAAATAAATATTATATAGAAGGCTCATACATAAAACACTTATTGAAATGGCAAAGGGCACTAGGGGCGGAAATACTTACCAAACGGCTTGAGACGCTTGGGAAGACGCACGGGATAGGTTATAAAAGCCTGAAAATCGGCGACTTTAAAGCAAAATGGGGTAGTTGTGATACAAATAAGAATATCAAATTAAATTGGCGGCTTGTAATGCTGCCGCACAATGTCATTGATTATGTAATTCTGCATGAGCTTAGCCACACATATGAGATGAACCATTCGCAAAAGTTTTATGCAGTGCTTGAGCGCCTCATGCCAGGCTGGAAGCAGGCACGTCTCACACTCAAACGCAACAACTTTCTGCTTGGGATTTATAGGTGA
- a CDS encoding helix-turn-helix transcriptional regulator has translation MAEETKANRGTIIQIVLNSLLDGDKYGYEICKDIEQKSGGKLVLKQPSLYSSLRRMSEKGVISSYWDESDQGGRRHYYSITEGGREQYERNKSNWANYNALVSSLNTEELKALSAEPQKTQEEQKSDSIKVVKQENLFAFTKPIPKVDAEESAPASFVQYDLFNVASKFVASDAAEIKTETNLYQNKFSDSADPKSTIQPLSPIFKSYESVNTRDLENLQKNYNSYANSEDTEDVDISGLSLSDFGLDDTPANDEPEQDAELKEITHHEVKEIEFHEHMEPEAQEKDPYAPGDLSKFSEVLSDEQRVETGFSEQYSSRYEYNPATYTVKPKERVRSEEPDIDYKNILGGLYAGGGRGDPYEKKRFDEQQYLKQYEGESENAVQPIPEEAPLPASETPQLVNISPQYDDYNVSANSFEMFKSDLAMDGIRVKKYVKHKNIIRTGDNFIKYSKLKLVQGWLLWLIMAAEIVAAYFIMKSVNLLPAAQENLYFIAIGVIFAYPLFYSLAYMINPDRKIASTFRVNISLFNRLLAVMITVVFVFSISLFMGMTALNQLDFLNYWLLPIILSTNYIVAGLLYYILLRSKRYNV, from the coding sequence ATGGCAGAAGAAACAAAGGCAAACCGCGGCACCATTATACAAATAGTGCTGAACAGCCTACTTGACGGTGATAAATATGGATATGAAATCTGCAAAGATATTGAGCAGAAAAGCGGCGGTAAGCTTGTGCTGAAGCAGCCCAGCCTTTATAGTAGCCTCAGGCGTATGAGCGAAAAAGGCGTGATATCTTCTTATTGGGATGAGAGCGATCAGGGCGGCAGAAGGCATTATTACAGCATTACTGAGGGCGGACGCGAGCAATATGAACGCAATAAAAGCAATTGGGCGAATTATAACGCTCTTGTTTCGTCGCTTAACACCGAAGAACTTAAGGCGTTGAGCGCTGAGCCGCAAAAAACTCAGGAAGAACAAAAAAGCGACAGTATAAAAGTGGTTAAGCAGGAAAATCTGTTTGCCTTCACAAAGCCAATTCCAAAAGTAGATGCAGAAGAATCTGCACCGGCTTCTTTTGTGCAATATGATTTATTTAATGTTGCTTCTAAGTTTGTAGCCAGCGATGCGGCTGAGATAAAGACTGAAACAAATTTATATCAAAACAAGTTCAGCGACAGTGCTGACCCCAAAAGCACCATCCAGCCGCTCTCTCCTATTTTTAAGTCTTATGAAAGTGTAAATACACGCGACCTTGAAAACCTGCAGAAGAATTATAATTCATATGCCAACAGTGAAGACACAGAGGATGTTGATATTTCAGGTTTGTCTTTGAGTGATTTTGGTCTGGATGATACACCGGCAAATGATGAGCCTGAACAGGACGCAGAACTAAAAGAAATCACTCATCACGAGGTTAAGGAAATTGAGTTTCATGAGCATATGGAGCCTGAAGCTCAGGAAAAAGACCCCTATGCTCCGGGAGATCTCAGCAAGTTTAGTGAGGTTTTAAGCGACGAACAAAGAGTTGAAACCGGTTTTAGCGAACAATATTCTTCAAGATATGAATATAATCCGGCTACATATACGGTTAAGCCCAAAGAGCGCGTTAGAAGCGAAGAGCCTGATATAGATTACAAAAATATATTAGGCGGGCTTTATGCCGGTGGGGGCCGCGGTGATCCCTATGAAAAAAAACGCTTTGATGAGCAGCAATATCTCAAACAGTATGAGGGTGAAAGCGAGAACGCAGTGCAGCCTATACCTGAAGAGGCTCCCCTTCCTGCATCCGAAACTCCGCAGCTTGTCAATATCAGCCCGCAGTATGACGATTATAATGTCAGCGCAAACAGTTTTGAAATGTTTAAGAGCGACCTTGCTATGGATGGCATAAGGGTCAAAAAGTATGTTAAGCACAAAAATATAATCCGTACGGGCGACAATTTTATCAAATACAGCAAGCTCAAGTTGGTTCAGGGCTGGCTGTTGTGGCTCATTATGGCGGCGGAGATTGTGGCTGCTTACTTTATTATGAAATCGGTAAACCTGCTGCCGGCAGCTCAAGAAAACCTTTACTTTATAGCCATTGGCGTGATATTTGCCTACCCACTCTTTTATAGTCTGGCTTATATGATAAATCCCGATAGAAAAATCGCTTCAACATTTAGGGTGAACATAAGCTTGTTTAACAGGCTGCTTGCTGTGATGATTACCGTAGTGTTTGTATTTTCAATAAGTTTATTTATGGGTATGACTGCCCTCAACCAGCTGGATTTTCTTAATTATTGGCTGCTTCCCATAATTCTTAGCACAAACTATATTGTGGCAGGGCTTCTGTATTACATTTTACTTCGAAGCAAAAGATATAATGTATGA
- a CDS encoding ABC transporter ATP-binding protein encodes MKVNLEVKNLTKTFGSRTAVNNVSFEVFEGEIFGFLGPNGAGKTTVLRMVCGLAAPTSGDAIICGHSIKKEFEKAIINVGGIIENPEMYKNFSGLENLKYYASLYKDIDKDRINQVVELVGLKDRMKDKIKTYSLGMKQRIGIAQALLHRPKLLILDEPTNGLDPSGVIDMRKFLTKLAKAEGISILISSHGLAEMELICDTIGIIDRGVLVSIRSVADMTKGGAPRIQITVNFPNYAGKLLFEKYETLDSITLEDNTLTVGLPIEEVPEITNYLVKKGLRIYSITSTVKTLEEAFLETIENERLSFGNQDRLTYQTTTTTTTTTGTTR; translated from the coding sequence ATGAAAGTTAATTTAGAGGTAAAGAACCTTACCAAAACATTTGGATCCAGGACTGCCGTGAATAATGTCTCCTTTGAGGTTTTTGAAGGAGAGATTTTCGGTTTTCTTGGCCCGAATGGCGCCGGAAAAACTACCGTTCTTCGCATGGTTTGCGGCCTTGCCGCTCCCACCTCGGGCGATGCTATAATTTGCGGACACTCCATCAAAAAAGAATTTGAAAAAGCCATCATAAATGTTGGCGGAATTATTGAAAACCCTGAAATGTATAAAAATTTTTCAGGACTTGAAAATTTAAAGTATTATGCCAGCCTATATAAAGACATTGACAAAGACCGTATAAATCAGGTTGTTGAGCTTGTGGGTCTTAAAGACAGAATGAAAGATAAAATAAAGACCTACTCTCTCGGAATGAAGCAGCGCATAGGCATTGCTCAGGCGCTTTTGCACAGGCCTAAACTGTTGATACTTGACGAGCCCACCAATGGTCTTGACCCCAGCGGTGTTATTGATATGCGAAAATTCCTCACCAAGCTTGCCAAAGCCGAAGGCATATCAATCCTTATCTCAAGCCACGGTCTTGCTGAAATGGAGCTTATTTGCGACACAATCGGCATCATCGACCGGGGCGTGTTGGTTAGCATCCGCAGCGTTGCCGACATGACCAAAGGGGGTGCTCCGAGAATTCAGATAACGGTTAACTTCCCCAACTACGCAGGAAAGCTGCTGTTTGAAAAATATGAAACGCTTGACAGCATAACTCTTGAAGATAATACCCTGACAGTTGGGCTTCCTATTGAAGAAGTGCCCGAGATAACAAACTATCTGGTAAAAAAAGGACTGCGGATTTATTCAATTACTTCAACGGTAAAGACCTTGGAAGAGGCTTTTTTAGAAACCATTGAAAATGAGCGGCTTTCTTTTGGAAATCAGGACAGACTTACCTATCAGACAACCACAACTACAACGACCACAACGGGAACGACAAGATAG
- a CDS encoding ABC transporter permease produces MFKLFRGELRKIILRPGIYIMTALLVLVLILAPMIFKPSARTDALPVIDGTTVSAHNSYFSVNIKPERDQSLTDRVIIAEDILSNPARNVVYDNILSYFVRPVVDTINPVTLKDFYGKFEGIMGTLPLDITSVRTELESAVLGMKNSANTLSNKYSETVTSITPLVLVSKETNEQIRSVLEGLIQRLNVFSAGVQDRIDYINLRANLIDFGYIRDLDTHFVNVKNIEYDNQMLQQIYEDYYVGVPAHLTDLNNEILALALGVPSDPAAQAQGKIDIDEKIWAYAALSKNTTRILDNAIMLSAAAGKSDAEMSGYIGFENFNNYQRTEELTKYKFLFDNDKAEYDYANVFAFGRNSDFYTNAYDFIYFVLEIFAFVIIAYGVVLGAGMIAGEQSSGTIKLLAIRPYNRGKIMCSKMMAAFFFVTLFTVLSTIIAIIASLFIYGTGALASLPVLVIFNATLPFTLNAWVLLLIYLAALIIKAWIFVLLAFAISTLFKSHVGAVIISVLLYLISMVITFVAAGANWLKYVIFSNLDFFKYFGGSFINQYRSGETFTNLFINPVFADTTIIYTSVVVVGLLLLLNIITFATFKHRDIT; encoded by the coding sequence ATGTTTAAATTATTTAGAGGAGAGCTTCGAAAAATAATATTGCGGCCCGGCATATATATTATGACAGCTCTTTTGGTGCTGGTGCTGATACTTGCTCCTATGATTTTTAAGCCCTCTGCGCGAACAGATGCGCTTCCTGTAATTGACGGCACAACAGTGTCGGCTCACAACAGTTATTTTAGCGTAAACATAAAACCAGAGCGCGACCAAAGTCTGACGGACAGGGTTATTATTGCCGAAGATATTTTGAGCAACCCCGCCCGAAATGTGGTCTATGACAACATTCTGTCATATTTTGTACGCCCTGTTGTTGACACTATAAACCCTGTTACGCTAAAAGATTTTTACGGCAAGTTTGAAGGAATTATGGGCACCTTGCCTTTGGATATCACTTCGGTGAGAACTGAGCTTGAAAGTGCGGTTTTGGGCATGAAAAACAGTGCTAACACGCTTTCAAACAAATATTCCGAAACTGTCACCAGCATAACTCCCCTCGTTTTGGTGTCAAAGGAAACCAACGAGCAAATAAGAAGTGTGCTTGAAGGGCTTATTCAAAGACTTAATGTTTTTAGTGCTGGTGTGCAGGACCGTATAGACTATATCAACCTGCGGGCAAACCTTATTGACTTTGGGTATATCCGTGACCTTGACACACACTTTGTAAACGTAAAAAATATAGAATACGATAACCAGATGCTGCAGCAGATTTATGAGGACTATTATGTCGGCGTGCCTGCTCATTTGACTGATTTAAACAATGAAATATTGGCACTTGCTCTAGGTGTTCCTAGTGACCCAGCGGCTCAGGCTCAGGGTAAAATAGATATAGACGAAAAAATTTGGGCTTATGCTGCCCTTTCAAAAAACACAACCAGAATTTTGGATAATGCTATTATGCTGAGTGCCGCCGCAGGCAAAAGTGACGCTGAAATGAGCGGATATATCGGCTTTGAAAACTTTAATAATTATCAACGAACAGAAGAACTGACCAAATACAAATTTCTTTTTGACAACGATAAGGCCGAATATGACTATGCAAATGTGTTTGCGTTTGGCAGGAACAGTGATTTTTATACCAACGCATATGACTTTATATATTTTGTGCTTGAAATTTTTGCTTTTGTAATAATTGCTTATGGTGTGGTGCTTGGTGCCGGAATGATTGCAGGTGAGCAAAGCAGCGGTACAATCAAACTGCTTGCCATAAGGCCATATAATCGCGGCAAAATAATGTGCTCCAAAATGATGGCTGCTTTCTTCTTTGTGACATTGTTTACTGTGCTGTCAACCATCATAGCTATTATAGCCTCACTGTTTATATACGGAACAGGCGCGCTGGCTTCACTTCCGGTGCTTGTAATATTCAATGCAACTCTGCCCTTTACGCTAAACGCCTGGGTGCTGCTGCTTATATATCTTGCTGCTTTGATTATAAAGGCGTGGATATTTGTGCTGCTGGCTTTTGCGATTTCTACGTTGTTTAAGTCTCATGTGGGTGCCGTAATTATCTCAGTTCTTCTATATTTGATAAGTATGGTAATAACCTTTGTGGCGGCGGGTGCAAATTGGCTTAAGTATGTGATATTCAGCAACCTTGACTTCTTTAAGTATTTCGGAGGCTCGTTTATAAATCAGTATCGGTCGGGCGAAACCTTTACTAACCTGTTTATAAATCCCGTGTTTGCCGACACTACCATAATCTATACTTCAGTTGTTGTCGTAGGCTTGCTGCTGCTTCTAAATATTATAACCTTTGCAACATTTAAGCACAGGGATATAACATAA
- the leuS gene encoding leucine--tRNA ligase has translation MREYKYREIEQKWQKIWEKDNAFKAVDEDCRSKQYLLFEFPYPSGAGMHVGHVRAYSAVEALARKRRLQGYNVLCPVGYDAFGLPAENYAIKTGKHPGELTKATIANFSAQIKRLGFGVDWSRQIATCEPEFYKWTQWIFLQMFKRGLAYRAVSKVNFCEKCKCVLANEDCEGGKCDRCHTKVVQKERMVWFLKIRDYAERLLEGLDRTEFLESVKQGQRHWIGKSEGLEIDFLTTNGEKITVYTTRADTVFGITFLVIAPEHKLLKSKDIRNATQVSKYVEQSKFKKEFDRKLNKQKTGVKLDGINAVNPFTGKEIPIFVADYVLGGHGTGAIIAVPAHDQRDYEFAKKYKLNILQIIEGDITQKAYEGDGKHINSDFINGMNIADATKSVSDYCIKNKIGRTHVDYAITDWAFNRQRYWGEPIPIVYCKKCGTVPVPESELPLTLPFVDDYKPDEEGNSPLSRAQDFVNCKCPKCNGPAQRETDTMPQWAGSSAYWLRFMDPHNNKEFVSKDKMKYWNQVDLYSGGQEHVTRHLIYARFWHKFLFDLGVVDFDEPFKRRVQQGLILSSNGSKMSKSAGNVVGPIEYTDRHGADVFRVHLYFLGDFSAAAPWNDDALFGCERFIRRVWNLPDIVKGDEISEKHIYKINQLIKKVDDDSENLKFNGAIASLMEFLNVVTNDGYITKDELYIFLQLLYPFAPHTTEELSEIIGKPPIYKSVWPKADEKYLLDKTFNMPVQINGKLKGVVVVNQDDSQEQVLEKIKATTNIDVSAAKKIVFVKNKIISIIK, from the coding sequence ATGAGAGAATATAAATATCGTGAAATTGAACAAAAATGGCAAAAGATTTGGGAGAAAGACAACGCCTTTAAGGCCGTTGATGAGGATTGCCGTTCCAAACAATATTTGCTGTTTGAATTTCCTTACCCTAGCGGTGCCGGTATGCACGTAGGTCACGTGCGGGCTTATTCTGCCGTTGAAGCACTTGCCCGCAAGCGCAGACTTCAGGGCTACAATGTTTTGTGCCCCGTTGGCTATGACGCGTTTGGTTTACCTGCCGAAAATTACGCCATAAAAACCGGTAAGCACCCGGGCGAACTGACTAAGGCCACTATCGCCAATTTTTCCGCTCAAATTAAGCGTTTGGGTTTTGGTGTGGATTGGTCACGCCAAATTGCCACATGTGAGCCAGAATTTTATAAATGGACACAGTGGATATTTTTGCAGATGTTTAAACGCGGACTTGCCTATAGGGCTGTCAGCAAAGTAAACTTTTGTGAGAAATGCAAATGTGTGCTTGCCAATGAGGATTGTGAAGGCGGCAAATGTGACCGCTGCCATACCAAGGTTGTTCAAAAAGAGCGTATGGTGTGGTTTTTGAAGATACGCGACTATGCCGAAAGGCTGCTGGAAGGCTTAGACCGAACAGAATTTTTGGAATCTGTCAAGCAGGGTCAGCGTCATTGGATTGGCAAAAGCGAGGGCCTTGAGATTGACTTTTTAACCACAAACGGAGAAAAAATTACAGTATACACCACTCGTGCCGACACGGTTTTTGGTATAACTTTTTTGGTTATTGCCCCTGAACACAAGCTTTTGAAGAGTAAAGACATTAGAAATGCGACGCAAGTTTCAAAATATGTTGAACAAAGCAAGTTTAAAAAGGAATTTGACCGCAAGCTTAACAAACAAAAAACAGGCGTAAAGCTTGACGGAATAAATGCGGTTAATCCTTTTACCGGCAAAGAGATTCCCATTTTTGTAGCGGATTATGTTTTGGGCGGTCACGGAACGGGTGCCATTATTGCCGTTCCTGCTCATGATCAGCGCGACTATGAGTTTGCAAAAAAGTATAAACTTAACATCTTGCAGATTATTGAGGGAGATATCACTCAAAAGGCTTATGAGGGTGATGGTAAGCATATAAATTCAGATTTTATCAACGGCATGAATATAGCCGACGCCACTAAGTCCGTGAGTGATTATTGTATTAAAAACAAAATAGGCCGCACGCATGTGGACTATGCCATCACTGATTGGGCCTTTAACCGACAGCGTTATTGGGGCGAGCCTATACCCATTGTTTATTGCAAAAAATGCGGAACTGTGCCCGTGCCCGAAAGTGAGCTGCCATTAACACTTCCTTTTGTAGACGATTATAAGCCTGATGAAGAAGGCAACAGTCCGCTGTCACGAGCACAAGACTTTGTAAATTGTAAGTGTCCCAAATGTAATGGACCTGCTCAGCGTGAAACTGACACTATGCCGCAGTGGGCGGGGTCAAGTGCTTATTGGCTGAGATTTATGGACCCGCACAACAATAAAGAGTTTGTAAGTAAAGACAAAATGAAGTATTGGAATCAGGTTGACCTGTATTCCGGTGGTCAGGAGCATGTAACAAGACATTTGATTTACGCCAGATTTTGGCACAAGTTTTTGTTTGACCTCGGCGTTGTTGATTTTGATGAGCCTTTTAAGAGACGTGTGCAGCAGGGGCTGATATTATCTTCCAATGGCTCAAAAATGAGCAAGTCTGCAGGTAATGTCGTGGGGCCCATTGAGTATACCGACAGACACGGTGCCGATGTGTTTAGAGTGCACCTTTACTTTTTGGGAGACTTCTCTGCCGCGGCTCCATGGAATGATGACGCATTGTTTGGCTGTGAAAGATTTATTAGAAGAGTTTGGAACCTGCCCGATATTGTAAAAGGTGACGAAATAAGTGAAAAGCATATATACAAAATAAATCAGCTTATAAAAAAAGTTGATGATGACAGCGAAAATCTTAAGTTTAACGGAGCTATTGCATCACTTATGGAATTTTTGAATGTGGTGACAAACGACGGATATATCACCAAAGATGAATTGTATATCTTTTTGCAGCTGCTCTACCCGTTCGCTCCGCACACAACTGAGGAACTGAGTGAAATTATAGGCAAGCCGCCGATATATAAGTCCGTTTGGCCAAAGGCAGATGAAAAATATTTGCTTGACAAAACCTTTAATATGCCTGTGCAAATAAACGGCAAGCTTAAGGGTGTGGTTGTGGTAAATCAGGACGACAGCCAAGAGCAAGTCTTGGAAAAAATCAAAGCTACCACTAATATTGATGTTAGTGCAGCCAAAAAGATTGTGTTTGTAAAGAATAAAATAATAAGCATCATAAAATAA